The following proteins come from a genomic window of Coffea arabica cultivar ET-39 chromosome 11c, Coffea Arabica ET-39 HiFi, whole genome shotgun sequence:
- the LOC113715744 gene encoding zinc finger protein CONSTANS-LIKE 16 — translation MVSDRKLANAMGGKTARACDNCIRKRARWYCAADDAFLCQNCDASVHSANPLARRHERVRLKTSSLKPSKELSLEISVPSWHHGFTKKARTPRSGKHAKSKSDQEPARSPLHLVPEICSDEIETSHEDNEEQLLYRVPIFDPFVAELRTSENSNEAATNMGNDGEAADAVGVDESKGTVYDCGNRINQFHGPLPSEMELAEFAADVESLLGKGLDDESFDIEGLGLSDCKEADLVDNSSLGRGRVKVEDEGEAEVAMGNNQIDGEIDMSRGDHEPFELSFDYDSSMTCEEEDNKAGVERAIALKDHLKSEDCKVGDAGINTNKKILLSLDYEGVISAWADQRSPWTTGERPELDSNDCWPDCLGTCGTIHNLYGEVGMFGHPAMMDGGREARVSRYREKRRTRLFSKKIRYEVRKLNAEKRPRMKGRFVKRATFSAAAAAFPLHTK, via the exons ATGGTTTCAGACAGAAAATTAGCCAACGCTATGGGTGGCAAAACTGCAAGAGCTTGTGACAATTGTATAAGAAAAAGGGCTCGATGGTATTGCGCGGCTGATGATGCTTTCCTTTGCCAGAATTGTGATGCTTCAGTCCATTCAGCCAACCCTTTGGCTCGCAGACATGAAAGGGTTCGTCTCAAAACTTCATCTCTCAAACCCTCCAAAGAACTTTCTTTAGAAATTTCCGTGCCGTCTTGGCACCATGGTTTCACAAAAAAGGCACGTACACCAAGGTCAGGAAAGCATGCAAAATCAAAATCTGATCAAGAGCCAGCAAGAAGCCCTCTTCATCTTGTCCCTGAAATTTGTTCTGATGAAATCGAAACATCCCATGAAGATAACGAGGAGCAACTTCTTTATAGGGTTCCTATATTCGATCCATTTGTTGCTGAATTACGCACGAGTGAAAATTCTAATGAAGCTGCAACAAATATGGGAAACGATGGGGAGGCTGCTGATGCTGTAGGTGTTGATGAATCTAAGGGTACAGTTTATGATTGTGGAAATCGTATCAATCAGTTCCATGGACCTCTTCCATCTGAAATGGAGCTTGCTGAGTTCGCGGCGGATGTTGAGAGCTTATTAGGCAAAGGGCTCGATGACGAATCATTTGATATTGAAGGGTTGGGACTTTCTGATTGTAAAGAGGCAGATTTAGTGGATAATAGCTCTCTGGGGAGAGGAAGAGTGAAGGTTGAAGATGAAGGAGAAGCGGAGGTTGCCATGGGAAATAATCAGATTGATGGAGAGATTGATATGAGTAGAGGAGATCATGAACCCTTTGAGCTGAGCTTTGATTATGATTCTTCCATGACCTGTGAAGAAGAGGACAACAAAGCAGGAGTGGAAAGGGCAATAGCACTCAAGGATCATTTGAAGAGTGAAGATTGCAAAGTAGGGGATGCAGGTATCAACACAAATAAGAAGATTTTGTTGAGTCTTGATTATGAAGGAGTCATTTCTGCCTGGGCTGATCAAAGGTCCCCTTGGACAACTGGTGAACGGCCTGAGTTGGACTCCAATGACTGCTGGCCTGACTGCCTG GGCACTTGTGGAACAATTCATAATCTATATGGGGAAGTGGGAATGTTTGGACATCCCGCAATGATGGATGGAGGAAGAGAAGCAAGAGTATCTAGGTACAGAGAAAAAAGGCGAACAAGGttgttttccaagaaaatcaggTACGAGGTACGAAAATTGAATGCTGAGAAGAGGCCCAGAATGAAAGGTAGGTTCGTTAAGAGGGCAACCTTCTCAGCAGCTGCAGCAGCATTTCCTCTGCACACCAAATAA
- the LOC113717237 gene encoding protein FLX-like 3 has translation MAGRNRMFRQTDNIRGFRNDPRAIMHRGGGPLPPHPAVLEEELEIQHRDMQKIVAENGLLVDENVFLQSELTAVKDEIHRLSQVLPQIRADKEAHIRELIERGMKLEAELRSAEPLRAEVVQLRSESQKLNALRQELAAQVQALNKDINRCKADNQQVAAMKADIEGMHKELIEARRIFEFEKKANEQLVEQNQAMEKNLVSMAREIEKLRAEQASSERRARGPGIGTYGMMNGSPEMRYRGNSYGDPYGSGAWGSYDKRGLPRR, from the exons ATGGCAGGGAGAAATCGGATGTTCCGTCAAACAGATAATATCAGGGGCTTCCGCAATGACCCACGGGCTATAATGCACCGAGGAGGTGGACCTCTACCTCCGCATCCTGCAGTCCTGGAGGAGGAACTTGAAATTCAACATAGAGATATGCAAAAGATTGTTGCCGAAAATGGCCTCTTGGTTGATGAGAATGTGTTTCTTCagagtgaactgactgctgttaAGGACGAAATTCACAGACTGAGTCAGGTCCTTCCTCAAATAAGAGCTGATAAAGAGGCACACATAAGAGAGTTGATTGAGAGAGGAATGAAGCTTGAGGCTGAGCTTCGCTCTGCTGAACCACTCAGGGCAGAGGTAGTCCAATTAAGGTCAGAATCTCAGAAATTAAATGCATTACGACAGGAATTAGCTGCCCAAGTTCAAGCACTCAATAAGGATATTAATAGATGTAAAGCTGATAATCAGCAAGTAGCTGCCATGAAGGCTGATATTGAGGGGATGCACAAAGAACTGATCGAAGCAAG GAGAATATTTGAGTTTGAGAAGAAAGCAAATGAGCAACTGGTGGAACAAAACCAAGCAATGGAGAAAAACCTAGTCTCCATGGCTCGTGAAATAGAAAAGCTCCGAGCAGAGCAAGCTAGTTCAGAGAGGAGAGCACGTGGTCCTG GTATTGGGACCTATGGAATGATGAATGGAAGTCCTGAAATGAGATATCGAGGTAATTCCTATGGTGATCCCTATGGCAGTGGAGCTTGGGGATCCTATGATAAGAGAGGGCTTCCTAGACGCTGA
- the LOC113717236 gene encoding homocysteine S-methyltransferase 1-like produces MGIGKESATLEDFLEKAGGCAVLDGGFATQLERHGATINDPLWSALCLIKDPHLIQKVHQEYLEAGADILVTSSYQATIPGFLSRGLSIEEAETLLTRSVKLAVEARDKFWDAIKTNPYQNRTKALVAASIGSYGAYLADGSEYSGNYGPDVNLDKLKDFHRRRLQVLVEAGADLLAFETIPNKLEAQACAELLEEENVQIPSWICFSSVDGKNAPSGESFNECLDVLNKINKVTAVGINCAPPHFVLALIQKFKELTGKAIVVYPNSGEIWDGVAKRWLPSKCFDDEKFELFATRWRDAGAKLIGGCCRTTPDTVRAISKALKERF; encoded by the exons atGGGGATAGGGAAAGAAAGTGCTACATTGGAAGATTTTCTTGAAAAGGCAGGTGGTTGTGCGGTCCTGGATGGTGGTTTTGCTACTCAACTGGAGAGGCATGGTGCCACCATTAATGACCCTCTTTGGAGTGCTCTTTGCCTGATCAAAGACCCTCATCTTATCCAAAAG GTACACCAGGAGTATTTGGAAGCAGGTGCAGATATATTGGTCACTTCATCTTATCAG GCTACTATTCCGGGATTCCTGTCAAGGGGACTATCTATTGAAGAAGCAGAGACTCTGTTAACAAGAAGTGTGAAATTGGCTGTTGAAGCCCGGGATAAGTTTTGGGATGCCATTAAAACGAATCCCTACCAAAACCGTACTAAAGCTTTAGTTGCAGCCTCCATTGGAAGTTATGGCGCTTATCTTGCGGATGGGTCAGAGTACAG TGGGAATTATGGGCCGGATGTGAATCTGGATAAGCTTAAGGATTTTCATAGGAGAAGATTGCAAGTTCTCGTGGAAGCAGGAGCCGATTTACTTGCCTTTGAAACCATTCCTAACAAGTTAGAAGCTCAG GCGTGCGCAGAACTTCTTGAAGAGGAGAATGTACAGATTCCATCTTGGATCTGTTTCAGCTCTGTAGATGGCAAGAATGCTCCATCAGGAGAGAGCTTCAATGAATGTCTAGATGTATTAAACAAAATTAACAAAGTTACTGCAGTAGGGATCAATTGTGCTCCGCCTCATTTTGTCCTAGCCCTGATTCAGAAATTCAAAGAG TTAACTGGGAAGGCCATAGTAGTTTATCCCAACAGTGGGGAGATATGGGATGGTGTAGCTAAAAGGTGGCTG CCATCAAAATGCTTTGACGATGAAAAATTTGAGTTGTTTGCTACAAGATGGCGCGATGCAGGAGCTAAACTCATCGGTGGCTGTTGTCGGACCACGCCTGATACTGTTCGTGCCATCTCAAAGGCCCTCAAAGAAAGGTTCTGA
- the LOC113716381 gene encoding 3-ketoacyl-CoA synthase 6, producing MPQRSLEFSGSVKLKYVKLGCQYLVNHFLTFLLVPVIAGILIELIRLGPDEIATLWKSLQFDFIQILCSSFLIIFTSTLYFVSRPRPVYLVDYACYKPPVTCRVPFSCFMEHSRLILSTEPKSVEFQMRILERSGLGEETCLPPAIHYIPPAPSMEAARKEAEMVIFSAVDTLFKKTGLEAKDVDILIVNCSLFSPTPSLTAMVINKYKMRGDIKSFNLSGMGCSAGMISINLARDLLQSYPNSIAVVVSTEIITPNYYQGKERSMLLPNCLFRMGGAAIFLSNRRSDSIRAKYRLLHVVRTHKGADDKAYRCVFEEEDPEGKSGISLSKDLMAIAGEALKSNITTIGPLVLPASEQLLFLISLMGRKFFNPKWKPYIPDFKQAFDHFCIHAGGRAVIDELQKNLQLSAEHVEASRMTLHRFGNTSSSSLWYELSYIEAKGRMRKGNRVWQIAFGSGFKCNSAVWKCIKSIEIPTDGPWSDCIDRYPVHIPEVVKL from the coding sequence ATGCCTCAGCGATCGCTCGAGTTTTCTGGCTCAGTCAAACTCAAATATGTGAAGTTAGGCTGCCAATATCTAGTGAACCATTTTCTCACTTTCTTGCTAGTACCAGTAATTGCTGGCATCCTAATAGAACTGATTAGATTAGGCCCTGATGAAATAGCCACGCTGTGGAAATCTCTCCAATTCGATTTTATCCAAATTTTGTGCTCGTCATTTCTGATCATTTTCACCTCCACTTTATACTTCGTGTCAAGGCCTAGACCTGTTTATCTAGTCGATTATGCTTGTTACAAACCCCCCGTAACATGTCGTGTaccattttcttgttttatggaaCATTCTAGACTGATCCTTAGCACAGAGCCAAAAAGTGTCGAATTCCAAATGAGAATTCTTGAACGCTCAGGCCTTGGTGAAGAGACTTGTTTGCCTCCTGCAATTCACTATATCCCACCAGCACCATCCATGGAAGCTGCAAGAAAAGAAGCTGAAATGGTTATATTCTCAGCAGTTGATACACTTTTCAAGAAAACAGGACTCGAGGCTAAGGATGTCGATATTCTGATAGTAAATTGCAGCCTTTTCTCCCCAACTCCATCCCTCACGGCAATGGTGATCAACAAGTACAAGATGAGGGGGGATATTAAGAGCTTTAATCTCTCGGGAATGGGCTGCAGTGCAGGGATGATTTCAATTAATTTAGCTCGTGATCTTCTTCAAAGTTATCCTAATTCAATTGCTGTGGTTGTCAGCACTGAGATTATCACGCCGAACTACTATCAAGGCAAGGAAAGGTCAATGCTGCTTCCAAATTGCCTGTTTCGAATGGGGGGCGCTGCTATTTTTCTCTCGAACCGAAGGTCTGATTCAATAAGAGCGAAATATAGGCTTCTTCACGTTGTTCGGACTCATAAAGGTGCTGATGACAAGGCTTACAGATGTGTTTTTGAAGAAGAAGATCCTGAAGGAAAATCAGGGATTTCTTTGTCTAAAGATCTCATGGCAATTGCGGGGGAAGCTCTGAAGTCCAATATCACCACAATAGGCCCTTTGGTCCTCCCTGCGTCAGAGCAGCTTCTGTTTTTAATCTCGCTGATGGGGAGAAAATTCTTTAATCCTAAGTGGAAGCCTTACATTCCTGACTTCAAACAAGCGTTTGATCATTTTTGCATTCATGCAGGGGGCAGAGCTGTAATTGATGAGCTGCAGAAGAATCTGCAGTTATCAGCTGAACATGTCGAGGCATCAAGAATGACTTTGCACAGGTTCGGAAATACTTCTTCATCGTCATTGTGGTATGAGCTAAGCTATATTGAAGCAAAAGGGAGAATGCGGAAGGGGAATAGAGTTTGGCAGATTGCATTTGGAAGTGGGTTCAAGTGTAACAGTGCTGTTTGGAAATGTATCAAAAGTATTGAGATACCAACAGATGGACCTTGGTCTGACTGTATTGATAGGTACCCTGTCCACATTCCTGAAGTGGTGAAGCTCTAA
- the LOC113716426 gene encoding 3-ketoacyl-CoA synthase 6-like: protein MPEVSGSFKLKLAKLGYQYLVNHITTFFLIPMMMFVFIQILQRSPEELLSLWNVLNFTLVHAVCSSFAIIFITSFYFMSKPRTVYLVDFACFKPPCHFRAPYASFVEHARLVLPDHPKSVSFQTKMLARSGLGEETCLPPAIHYIPPTPTRELAGEEAELVIFSAMDLILNQTGVKPRDIDILIVNCSVYSPTPSLSAMIINKYKLRSNIKSFNLSGMGCSAGLISVDLARDLLQVHPNSNAVIVSTEIITPNCYVGNDRSMLLPNCLFRMGGAAILLSNRWTDRWRAKYRLVHVVRTHKGADDKSYRCVEQKVDSEGNLGISLSIDLMAIAGEALKSNITTIGPLVLPASEQLLFLLTLIGRKIFKLKLKPYIPDFKQAFEHFCIHAGGRAVIDELQKSLQLSAEHVEASRMALHRFGNTSSSSLWYEMSYIEAKGRMKKGDRVWQIAFGSGFKCNSAVWKCNRTIKAPTKGPWEDCIDRYPFYIPEVVKL from the coding sequence ATGCCTGAGGTCTCTGGTTCATTCAAGCTCAAGTTAGCCAAATTAGGATACCAATACCTAGTAAACCACATcacaactttcttcctcattccCATGATGATGTTTGTATTCATTCAAATCCTCCAAAGAAGCCCTGAAGAACTCCTAAGTCTTTGGAACGTTCTCAACTTCACACTTGTTCACGCCGTTTGTTCCTCATTTGCCATCATTTTCATAACTTCCTTTTACTTCATGTCCAAACCTCGTACGGTATACCTAGTAGATTTTGCATGTTTCAAACCTCCATGCCATTTCCGAGCACCTTATGCATCTTTTGTGGAACATGCCAGACTTGTCTTGCCTGATCACCCCAAAAGTGTAAGTTTCCAAACGAAAATGCTAGCAAGATCTGGTCTAGGTGAAGAGACATGTTTACCCCCCGCCATACACTACATCCCTCCAACGCCCACTAGGGAACTTGCTGGAGAAGAAGCTGAACTTGTAATTTTCTCAGCTATGGATTTAATCCTGAATCAAACTGGGGTTAAGCCACGAGATATTGATATACTCATCGTAAATTGCAGCGTTTATTCACCAACCCCGTCTTTGTCAGCTATGATCATCAATAAGTACAAGCTCAGGAGTAACATCAAGAGCTTCAATTTATCAGGAATGGGGTGCAGCGCAGGGCTGATTTCTGTCGATTTAGCCCGTGATCTGCTTCAAGTTCATCCAAATTCAAATGCTGTGATTGTAAGTACAGAGATTATCACCCCAAATTGCTATGTGGGAAATGATAGATCAATGCTTCTGCCTAATTGTCTGTTTAGAATGGGAGGCGCTGCAATTCTTCTGTCCAATCGATGGACAGACAGATGGCGAGCAAAGTATCGTTTAGTCCACGTTGTAAGAACTCACAAAGGAGCCGATGATAAATCTTACAGATGCGTAGAACAAAAAGTAGATTCTGAAGGCAATCTAGGAATCTCGTTGTCCATTGATCTCATGGCAATCGCGGGCGAAGCTTTAAAGTCTAACATCACAACAATCGGCCCTCTTGTTCTTCCAGCATCAGAGCAACTCCTGTTTTTGCTCACCTTAATTGGGAGAAAAATCTTTAAGCTAAAGCTGAAGCCTTACATTCCCGACTTCAAACAAGCATTCGAGCACTTCTGCATCCATGCCGGAGGAAGGGCTGTGATAGATGAGCTGCAGAAGAGCCTGCAGCTTTCAGCTGAGCATGTTGAGGCATCCAGGATGGCCCTGCATAGGTTCGGGAATACTTCCTCATCATCATTATGGTATGAAATGAGCTACATTGAAGCCAAAGGGAGGATGAAGAAGGGTGACAGAGTTTGGCAGATTGCATTTGGGAGTGGATTCAAGTGCAATAGTGCTGTTTGGAAGTGTAACAGGACCATAAAAGCTCCAACAAAAGGACCATGGGAAGACTGCATCGACAGATATCCCTTTTACATTCCTGAAGTGGTTAAGCTTTAA